The sequence TGGTTCTTGACTAGGCAGTAGAATGTATATTTGCAATTTGTTTTAATGTTTACATTTAGAAAAACCTTTGTTTTAAATCGAAGTTTGAACACAATCACTACTTGCAAGCCTGCCTTTTAAATTCTGCCCATGATTTCAAGCAGCTGTTTCTTTCCAAATGTGCTTTTGGTAACGTGATCTCAAGATAGTGCAAGATAGAGTTCCATCTCCATGTTGATTACTGTATACATCAAAAACCAGAAGTCTCAAAAATACAGTTTTGAATAATCCTGTTCTTAAAAGTTAATTTAAAGTTATAGGGCATTGCAACTTTAAATGTATTAATGTGCAAATGATTTATACAATATTCAGTTCCCTAATTGTTACAAAAAAAAACCTTGGAATCTCATGCCATGTTTGTGTTTCAGTTTTCCTACCACCTTTGTCAACTTGCCTAAAGAGACCAGAATATGCATAGTCTTTAAAGAGGCTTTATTGTGCAAATGGTGAATAGATGGAATAGCTGCATTATTTTTTCAAAATGACGCTGAATTTACACCATCGGGCGTTTTAATAAGGACACTACTTTTTAAATTTGTCTAATACATTTTTTTTCCTTTAAAGGTTGCAAAATTAAGGCTCTTCGAGCAAAGACAAATACGTACATAAAAACCCCTGTTCGAGGTGAAGaacctgtatttattgtcactgggagaaaggaggatgtAGCCATGGCCAAAAGAGAGATTCTCTCCGCAGCAGAACATTTCTCAATGATCCGAGCATCTCGCAACAAAACAAATGGACTGGCAGGAGCTGTGGCAGGACCTCCAAACCTGCCAGGACAGACAACAATCCAGGTGCGTGTGCCTTATCGTGTGGTGGGGCTTGTGGTAGGACCCAAAGGAGCTACTATAAAACGAATTCAACAAACAACTCATACGTACATAGTCACTCCAAGTCGTGACAAAGAGCCAGTCTTTGAGGTCACGGGCATGCCAGAAAATGTGGATCGGGCGAGAGAGGAAATTGAGGCTCATATTTCAATGAGAACTGGAGTGCTTATCGACCTAACTGCAGATAATGACTTTCATTCCAATGGAACTGATGTAAGCTTGGATGGCATCAGCACTCCTGGAAGCCTATGGTCCAAGGCCCCCAATCCAGCCCGCAGACCTGCTGCTTGCTTTCGAAATGGCAGTTTAAGTTCTTTGGGAAGTACTTCCACTGATTCCTATTACAGCAATAGATTAGCAGATACCAGTCCAACAAGTCCATTCAGTACAGGCAGTGGTGGCTTCACATTTGGGGAATCGCTTACCTCTGTCAATTCAGATGAGCGTGATGTGGGCTTGGAGTATCCAGCCATTGATTGTCTAAGTGGGCCTCACAGCATGATATGGTCTCCATTTGAGCATGGCAATCCTATTCAAGCCTTTAATGGTAGCTCAACTGTCCAGAGGCGCACTAACAGCATTAGTGGCTCTTCCACTCTTCGTGTGTCACCCACCATTTCTGATGGTAGTGCACTCGACCATCCGCTGGCTAGGCGTGTGCAAAGTGACCCTTTAGCTAATTTAGCATGGCTACCTAACCAGACATCCCTGTCTGCATTTTCTAACAGCCCAGGCTATTCATCGTCTTCACTCCCAGGGAGCACCTCAGCAACATCTGGCTCTCCCACAGACTCGAGTGGTTCTGAAAGCAGGCAGAAAAACAACCGTGACTGTGTAGTTTGCCGTGAGAGTGAAGTGATTGCAGCACTTGTTCCTTGTGGTCACAATTACTTCTGCATGGAGTGTGCCAACCGCATATGTGAGAAAACTGAGCCCAAGTGCCCTGTCTGCCAAAAACCAGCATCACAGGCCATTCGTATATTTTCTTAGCGGCATCATGTCCTAGCAAGtactgcagacaacacaaagaacagAATAACCGCTGTACAATATACCCTAGACAAACGTTATTTTATTTCGACTGGAAGACTATATTTCCTAGAGGAGATGTTTACAAATTAGCTTTAATTTTAACCCAGTCATCATTGGCAATTTTGGAATAAGTTAGATATTGTTGAGCAGTTGTAACCACATGTGCTGATTGTGTACTGCTTGTCAAAGTTACTATGACAGTATTCAGTTAGATTTAAATAAAGGAAAGGTCCGCCGCACTTTGCAGATATGAGTTTTTAAAATTTCTACTTAGCATTTTATTTTTTAATGCATAGAATATATCTTGTACACATAGCTGAGAAAAGCCAAGTGGTTGTATGTTTTATAACACCAGAGTTTAATTGTGACAGCACCAGTACAGATTACTAAATATTCAAGTTTTATCATTTGTTTAC comes from Heterodontus francisci isolate sHetFra1 chromosome 36, sHetFra1.hap1, whole genome shotgun sequence and encodes:
- the LOC137351673 gene encoding RNA-binding protein MEX3B-like, giving the protein MPGSMFSEMEPVSDTGGDGGGESVSSSSSSGGGGAVVGGSGTAAGTEEEQKSLRLALDHLSILGLGEEGDGLLGEGGGGVGAGGAASVGGVVVGEEEEEVEEEDESGMNGLAGLPHSAASLFHPPLVPPPPPLFTMPGDPGRRKSVNMTECVPVPSSEHVAEIVGRQGCKIKALRAKTNTYIKTPVRGEEPVFIVTGRKEDVAMAKREILSAAEHFSMIRASRNKTNGLAGAVAGPPNLPGQTTIQVRVPYRVVGLVVGPKGATIKRIQQTTHTYIVTPSRDKEPVFEVTGMPENVDRAREEIEAHISMRTGVLIDLTADNDFHSNGTDVSLDGISTPGSLWSKAPNPARRPAACFRNGSLSSLGSTSTDSYYSNRLADTSPTSPFSTGSGGFTFGESLTSVNSDERDVGLEYPAIDCLSGPHSMIWSPFEHGNPIQAFNGSSTVQRRTNSISGSSTLRVSPTISDGSALDHPLARRVQSDPLANLAWLPNQTSLSAFSNSPGYSSSSLPGSTSATSGSPTDSSGSESRQKNNRDCVVCRESEVIAALVPCGHNYFCMECANRICEKTEPKCPVCQKPASQAIRIFS